Below is a window of Halolamina sp. CBA1230 DNA.
CCGCGGCGCCGGCGTCTCGGAGTGGGTGATCGGCGGCACCGTCGTCGCCGCGGGCACGTCGACGCCGGAGTTCGCGGTGTCGCTGGTGGCGCTGCGCCGAGGGAGTCTCGGCGTCTCGGTAGGGAACGTCGTCGGCAGCAACCTCTTCAACCTCATGGGCGTGCTCGGGCTGGCCGCGCTGATCCACCCGCTGTCGGTGAGCGCCGACGCGCTGTCGACGCTCGCGTGGCTGGGTGGTGTGACCGTCGTGATGGTCGCCGCGCTGTGGTCCGGCCGGGAGCTGTCGCGCGTCGAGGGCGGGCTGTTCGCCGGCTCGGAGATCGTCCGCTGGATCGTCGGCCTGCTGGGCTGAGTCGGTCTGCGTTTCCGCCACGGATGGGTTTATCTCCGGCCGGCCGCCACTCCCGCCATGACCGAGCCACGCGACGAGCGGTTCGATCACCTGTTCGCCTCGACGGTGCGCGACCGTCTCGGCCGCCAGGGGTACGGCAGCAGCGCCTCCCCGGGCGTCGAGGACGCCGTCCCGCTGACGTACGGCTTCCCCTACCCCGACTCCTTCCCGACCGCGGCGCTCGAAGCCGCCACCGAGACCGTGCTCGAGGAGGAGGGCGCGGACGTGCTCCAGTACGGCGGCGGCGAGTACGCCGAGCGCCTGCGGGACGGCCTCCTCGCCCGCGAAGGGACACGCGGGATCGACGCAACGCGGGACCAGTTGCTGCTCACCAACGGCGCGACCCACGCGCTGGACGCCGTCTCCTCGACCTTTCTCGACCCCGGCGACGAGGTGCTGGTGGAGTCGCCGACGTTCGTCTGGAGCCTCGCAGTACTGGACAACCGCGGCGCCGCGCTCACGGGGGTGGACCTCGACGCGGACGGCCTCGATCCGGACGCGCTGGAAGCGACGCTGGAAGCCCGCGAGGCGGCGGGCGAACCGACGCCGAAGCTGCTGTACACGATTCCGGAGTTCCAGAACCCCACAGGAGCGACGCTGACCGAGCAGCGCCGCGAGCGCGTGCTCGAACTGGCCGAGCAGTACGATTTCCTGATCGTCGCCGACGACGCCTACGGCGAACTCCGCTTCTCGGGCGAGTCGCCGCCGCCGCTGGCCGCGATGGACGACTCGGGGCGGGTGATCCGCGTGGGGACCGTCTCGAAGACGATCGCACCCGGGGTTCGGACGGGCTGGATCCTCGCCGACGAGGTGCTCGCCGACCAGATCGGCGATATGCTGGCCGGCGGCACCAACACGTTCACCCAGAGCGTGCTGGGACGGTATATGGACGCCGGCCACTACCAGCCCACGCTCGACGAACTGCTTGACGGCTACGAGCGGCGACGCGACGCGATGCTGGACGCGCTCGACCGCCACCTCCCGCCCGGCTCCTCGTGGACCGAGCCCGAGGGTGGCTTCTTCCTCTGGGTCACGCTGCCCGAAGGCGTCGACGCGGAGGAGATGCTCCCGCTGGCCGCGGAGGAGGGGGTGACCTACCTCCCTGGCGAGCGGTTCTTCGTCGGAAATTCGGGGCAGGGGACGCGCTCGGCGCGGCTCTCGTTCAGTCACTGCTCGCCCGAGGAGCTGGAGGAAGGTGTCGCCGCGCTCGCGCGGGCGACCGAGGCGTATCTGGAGAACCACTCGGCGTAACAGCTTTGTACCCCCGTCCCACATTCACACCCGTGACAACCGCGACCATCGACGCCGCTGTCGGCAGCGCCCGACAGCCGCGGGTCGCGTTCCGGCCGCGGGCCGCTTAGGCCCAACTCTACTTTCCACCTCGTCACCGTTTCGCTGCTGTTCACCACTCTCCCCCTTCGCGTAGCGTGTAGTACTACATTTTTTTACAGAATTGAAAGCAATGTATTTATTGGGCAGCGCCCGTCAGAGTCGTGTATGACGAAAGTCGCGCTCGCGTTCAGCGGTGGACTGGACACCACCGTCTGCGTCCCGCTACTGAAAGAGGAGTACGGCTACGACGAAGTGATGGCCGTCACCGTCGACGTCGGCCAGCCCGAGGCGGAGTTCGCGGAGGCCCGCGAGACCGCCGACGCGCTGGGGCTGGAGATCCACGTCGTCGACGCGAAAGCCGAGTTCGCGTCACTCTGTTTCGACTCGGTTCGTGCGAACGCCACCTACCAGGGCTACCCGCTCGGGACGGCGCTCGCCCGTCCCGTGATCGCCGAGGCGATCCTCGACGTGGCGGAGGCCCAGGACTGCGACGCCATCGCCCACGGCTGCACCGGGAAGGGGAACGACCAGCTCCGTTTCGAGACGGTCTGGCGCGGATCCGACCTCGAAGTCGTCGCGCCCGTGCGCGAACTCGGCCTGACCCGCGAGTGGGAGGTCGAGTACGCTGCCGAGCGCGACCTGCCCGTCGAGGCCGGCAACGAGGGGACGTGGAGTATCGACACGAACCTCTGGTCCCGCTCCGTGGAGGGTGGCGACCTCGAAGACCCGAGTCACGTCCCGAGCGAGGAGATCTACGAGTGGACCCAGACCCCCAGCGCCGGCGAGGAGCTGGTCGACATCGAGTTCGAGGACGGCTACCCCGTCGGCCTGAACGGCGAGCTACTGGACCCCGTCGACCTGATCGAGAACCTCAACGCGCTCGCTGGTGCCCACGGCGTCGGCCGCACGGACATGCTCGAGGACCGCATGCTCGGGCTGAAGGTGCGCGAGAACTACGAGCACCCCGCCGCGACCGTCCTCCTCACCGCCCACGAGGCGCTCGAACAGCTCGTGTTCACGAAAACCGAGCGCGACTTCAAACCCCAGATCGACCAGCAGTGGGCCGAACAGGCGTACCGCGGGCTGGTGTTCTCGCCGCTGACCGAGAGCCTGAACGGCTACCTTGACGCCTCACAGGAGAAAGTCACCGGCACGGTGACGGTGAAACTCCAAGGCGGCGGCGTCCGCCCGGTCGCCCGCGAGTCCGAGTACGGCGTCTACTCCGAGAACGCCGCCTCGTTCAACACCGAGACCGTCAACGGGATCGAGCAGGCCGACGCCACCGGCGTCGCGAAGTACCACGGGTTCCAGGAGCGTCTGGCCAACCAGGTGACGGAGGCCGCCGAGAAAGAAGACGAGGAGGAGAAAGCGACGCTCTCGACCGACGGCGGGGAGTAGATGACTGACCAAGGAGACGACTTGGCGGGTGACGGCTCCGCCGCGACGAGCGGCGAGACCGTGATCCGCCGCGATCGCTTCGCCGGCGGGCCCGCGCGCTCGTTCATGTCCAGCCTCGACGCCGACACGCGCATCTTCGCGGCCGACCTGGCGGTCGACCGCGCACACGTCGTGATGCTGGCCGAGCAGGGGATCGTCGGCGACGGCGACGCCGCGGCGATCCTCGATGCGCTCGACACTGTCGAGGACGCGGGCCACGACGCGCTCCCCGAGGGCGAGGACGTTCACGAGGCGATCGAGTCGGCGGTCGTCAACG
It encodes the following:
- a CDS encoding argininosuccinate synthase — encoded protein: MTKVALAFSGGLDTTVCVPLLKEEYGYDEVMAVTVDVGQPEAEFAEARETADALGLEIHVVDAKAEFASLCFDSVRANATYQGYPLGTALARPVIAEAILDVAEAQDCDAIAHGCTGKGNDQLRFETVWRGSDLEVVAPVRELGLTREWEVEYAAERDLPVEAGNEGTWSIDTNLWSRSVEGGDLEDPSHVPSEEIYEWTQTPSAGEELVDIEFEDGYPVGLNGELLDPVDLIENLNALAGAHGVGRTDMLEDRMLGLKVRENYEHPAATVLLTAHEALEQLVFTKTERDFKPQIDQQWAEQAYRGLVFSPLTESLNGYLDASQEKVTGTVTVKLQGGGVRPVARESEYGVYSENAASFNTETVNGIEQADATGVAKYHGFQERLANQVTEAAEKEDEEEKATLSTDGGE
- a CDS encoding PLP-dependent aminotransferase family protein gives rise to the protein MTEPRDERFDHLFASTVRDRLGRQGYGSSASPGVEDAVPLTYGFPYPDSFPTAALEAATETVLEEEGADVLQYGGGEYAERLRDGLLAREGTRGIDATRDQLLLTNGATHALDAVSSTFLDPGDEVLVESPTFVWSLAVLDNRGAALTGVDLDADGLDPDALEATLEAREAAGEPTPKLLYTIPEFQNPTGATLTEQRRERVLELAEQYDFLIVADDAYGELRFSGESPPPLAAMDDSGRVIRVGTVSKTIAPGVRTGWILADEVLADQIGDMLAGGTNTFTQSVLGRYMDAGHYQPTLDELLDGYERRRDAMLDALDRHLPPGSSWTEPEGGFFLWVTLPEGVDAEEMLPLAAEEGVTYLPGERFFVGNSGQGTRSARLSFSHCSPEELEEGVAALARATEAYLENHSA